A genomic window from Aricia agestis chromosome 8, ilAriAges1.1, whole genome shotgun sequence includes:
- the LOC121729943 gene encoding uncharacterized protein LOC121729943 isoform X2, translating to MDFIRDIVRVARGKDETQVLHRSDTVSSEEESRSSLVQESYRINSNRINNAEMLFELSQRWTAEKSIEFLQIYKKFECLWNPKHEKYKNLLARNHAYKDIMEVMGMDSVKVVKAKIRSLRTTHYNETLKAKKNFNYVSRISWVPYLDFINDVRVIDRKQRATKTQEDTQDSYHSDSGSSEESSLIDPPGEKRIKLEDPLVEEVEDSHLQEESDLIDQSVEKRTQIEDLLVQESEESHLQEMVSVPPSKDNDEFGLFGQTVAEQLRQLPLEVALETEEMILSTIRSQRIKILASTTSQIGNFPMKQELD from the exons ATGGATTTTATAAGGGACATAGTAAGAGTG GCACGAGGCAAGGACGAGACTCAAGTTTTGCACCGTTCAGATACAGTATCGAGTGAAGAGGAGAGTCGTAGCTCCCTTGTTCAAGAGAGTTATCGCATTAATAGTAATCGCATTAATAATGCAGAAATGTTATTTGAGCTATCTCAACGTTGGACGGCCGAAAAGAGTATAGAATTTTTACAAATCTATAAGAAATTCGAGTGTCTTTGGAATCCAAAAcatgaaaaatacaaaaatctatTAGCTCGAAATCATGCCTACAAAGACATCATGGAGGTTATGGGGATGGATAGTGTGAAGGTGGTTAAAGCCAAGATACGAAGTCTCCGAACCACTCACTACAATGAAACACTGAAGGCAAAGAAGAATTTTAACTATGTCTCTAGAATATCGTGGGTGCCGTATTTGGATTTTATAAACGACGTTCGCGTTATAGACAGGAAG caaagg GCAACGAAAACCCAAGAAGATACTCAAGATTCGTATCATTCAGATTCAGGATCGAGCGAAGAATCGAGTCTTATCGACCCGCCGGGCGAGAAACGAATAAAACTCGAAGACCCGCTTGTTGAAGAGGTTGAAGACAGTCATTTACAAGAGGAATCGGATCTTATCGATCAGTCAGTCGAGAAGAGAACACAAATCGAGGACCTGCTCGTTCAAGAGAGCGAAGAGAGTCATTTGCAAGAAATGGTTTCGGTGCCCCCTTCTAAAGACAACGATGAGTTCGGACTTTTCGGTCAAACGGTAGCCGAGCAGCTTCGTCAGTTGCCGCTGGAGGTCGCACTGGAGACTGAGGAGATGATTCTATCCACGATAAGAAGTCAGCGAATCAAAATTTTAGCTTCAACGACTTCGCAAATTGGGAATTTCCCAATGAAACAAGAATTGGATTAG
- the LOC121729943 gene encoding uncharacterized protein LOC121729943 isoform X1, which translates to MDFIRDIVRVARGKDETQVLHRSDTVSSEEESRSSLVQESYRINSNRINNAEMLFELSQRWTAEKSIEFLQIYKKFECLWNPKHEKYKNLLARNHAYKDIMEVMGMDSVKVVKAKIRSLRTTHYNETLKAKKNFNYVSRISWVPYLDFINDVRVIDRKLEEVATKTQEDTQDSYHSDSGSSEESSLIDPPGEKRIKLEDPLVEEVEDSHLQEESDLIDQSVEKRTQIEDLLVQESEESHLQEMVSVPPSKDNDEFGLFGQTVAEQLRQLPLEVALETEEMILSTIRSQRIKILASTTSQIGNFPMKQELD; encoded by the exons ATGGATTTTATAAGGGACATAGTAAGAGTG GCACGAGGCAAGGACGAGACTCAAGTTTTGCACCGTTCAGATACAGTATCGAGTGAAGAGGAGAGTCGTAGCTCCCTTGTTCAAGAGAGTTATCGCATTAATAGTAATCGCATTAATAATGCAGAAATGTTATTTGAGCTATCTCAACGTTGGACGGCCGAAAAGAGTATAGAATTTTTACAAATCTATAAGAAATTCGAGTGTCTTTGGAATCCAAAAcatgaaaaatacaaaaatctatTAGCTCGAAATCATGCCTACAAAGACATCATGGAGGTTATGGGGATGGATAGTGTGAAGGTGGTTAAAGCCAAGATACGAAGTCTCCGAACCACTCACTACAATGAAACACTGAAGGCAAAGAAGAATTTTAACTATGTCTCTAGAATATCGTGGGTGCCGTATTTGGATTTTATAAACGACGTTCGCGTTATAGACAGGAAGTTAGAAGAGGTG GCAACGAAAACCCAAGAAGATACTCAAGATTCGTATCATTCAGATTCAGGATCGAGCGAAGAATCGAGTCTTATCGACCCGCCGGGCGAGAAACGAATAAAACTCGAAGACCCGCTTGTTGAAGAGGTTGAAGACAGTCATTTACAAGAGGAATCGGATCTTATCGATCAGTCAGTCGAGAAGAGAACACAAATCGAGGACCTGCTCGTTCAAGAGAGCGAAGAGAGTCATTTGCAAGAAATGGTTTCGGTGCCCCCTTCTAAAGACAACGATGAGTTCGGACTTTTCGGTCAAACGGTAGCCGAGCAGCTTCGTCAGTTGCCGCTGGAGGTCGCACTGGAGACTGAGGAGATGATTCTATCCACGATAAGAAGTCAGCGAATCAAAATTTTAGCTTCAACGACTTCGCAAATTGGGAATTTCCCAATGAAACAAGAATTGGATTAG